From the genome of Halomonas sp. I5-271120, one region includes:
- the ppx gene encoding exopolyphosphatase, with translation MINHPGFSDTPDDAPAPQRLAAIDLGSNSFHLLVANNVSGQLQVVAKLGEKVQLGAGLDDEGALTEDAMQRALDCLARFAPFLEETPNAQLRVVGTNALRAATNSQVLIERAEALLGHEIEIIAGREEARLIYLGAAHALAEVHGRRLIVDIGGGSTEFIIGENFEPLALESLEMGCVTFTKRFFADGDISEKRFRKAELAALSELANIRRPFEELGWADPVGSSGTIKAAASVLAASGQAPDGIIDRKGLATLRKRLIKMKRLDKVAMDGLKEDRASVFPAGIAVLSAVFEAFGLEQMRYSDGALREGVLYDMIGRNTAEDSRLQTLEGLRRRYQIDPRQADQVAASARQCLTQVGAAWQLSASNAQFLDWAAQLHEIGLVISHSQFHRHGAYLLANSDLAGLSRPEQQALAFLVRAHRRKFPLKELDALPAAVRPTLGRLARLLRLAVILNHSRPEHPPTAFRLDADGEQLSLSLSDELAEQALLVNDLEQEQEYQRAAGFTLAIETLDTATVSAR, from the coding sequence ATGATCAACCATCCGGGCTTCAGCGACACGCCTGACGACGCACCAGCGCCGCAGCGCCTGGCAGCCATCGATCTGGGCTCCAACAGCTTCCATCTCCTGGTCGCCAATAACGTCAGCGGCCAGCTGCAGGTCGTGGCCAAGCTCGGTGAGAAGGTCCAACTGGGCGCCGGCCTCGATGACGAAGGCGCCCTGACCGAAGACGCCATGCAGCGCGCGCTGGACTGCCTGGCCCGCTTCGCCCCTTTTCTCGAAGAAACGCCCAACGCTCAGCTCAGAGTGGTAGGCACTAACGCGCTTCGCGCGGCGACCAACAGCCAGGTGCTGATCGAGCGCGCCGAGGCACTGCTCGGCCATGAGATCGAGATCATCGCCGGACGCGAGGAAGCCCGCCTGATTTATCTGGGCGCGGCCCATGCCCTGGCCGAAGTTCACGGCAGGCGCCTGATCGTCGACATCGGCGGCGGCTCCACGGAGTTCATCATCGGTGAGAACTTCGAACCCCTGGCGCTCGAAAGCCTGGAAATGGGCTGCGTGACCTTCACCAAGCGCTTCTTCGCCGATGGCGATATCTCCGAAAAACGCTTTCGCAAGGCAGAACTCGCCGCCCTTTCGGAGCTGGCCAACATCCGCCGCCCCTTCGAGGAGCTCGGCTGGGCCGACCCGGTGGGCTCCAGCGGCACCATCAAGGCCGCTGCGTCGGTGCTGGCCGCCAGTGGCCAGGCGCCCGATGGCATCATCGACCGCAAGGGCCTGGCCACCCTGCGCAAGCGCCTGATCAAGATGAAGCGGCTCGACAAGGTCGCCATGGACGGCCTCAAGGAAGACCGCGCCAGCGTCTTCCCCGCCGGCATCGCGGTATTGTCGGCGGTCTTCGAGGCTTTCGGGCTCGAACAGATGCGCTATTCCGATGGCGCCCTGCGCGAAGGCGTGCTCTACGACATGATCGGACGCAACACCGCCGAGGACTCTCGCCTGCAAACCCTAGAAGGATTGCGTCGCCGCTACCAGATTGATCCGCGCCAGGCCGATCAGGTTGCCGCCAGCGCCCGGCAGTGCCTGACACAGGTGGGGGCTGCTTGGCAGCTGAGCGCTAGCAACGCCCAGTTCCTCGACTGGGCGGCCCAACTGCACGAGATCGGCCTTGTCATCTCGCACAGCCAGTTCCATCGCCACGGCGCCTACCTGCTGGCCAACTCCGACCTCGCCGGGCTGTCACGCCCCGAGCAGCAGGCCCTGGCCTTCCTGGTGCGCGCCCACCGGCGCAAGTTTCCGCTCAAGGAACTCGATGCTCTGCCCGCCGCGGTGCGACCGACGCTTGGGCGCCTGGCCCGACTGCTGCGGCTAGCGGTGATCCTCAACCACTCCCGCCCAGAGCACCCGCCGACGGCCTTCCGCCTCGACGCCGATGGCGAACAGCTGTCGCTGTCGCTGAGTGATGAACTCGCCGAGCAGGCGCTGCTGGTCAATGACCTAGAACAGGAACAGGAATATCAGCGCGCCGCCGGTTTTACGCTGGCGATCGAAACGCTGGACACCGCCACCGTTTCGGCGCGCTAG
- the tilS gene encoding tRNA lysidine(34) synthetase TilS produces MIEDVQRLIDDALAETPPGRRVWVALSGGLDSSLLLTLAARAAHRHPRPLYALHVDHGLQAASAEFIRHCHRLCDRLGVPLFIERVSVDVTAGRGLEGAAREARYAAFAARLSAGDTLWLAQHRRDQAETWLLAALRGSGMRGLAGMPRERDWAGSRVVRPLRELPRARLDREAEAIGLGWVEDPSNVDEMLDRNFLRHRVLPLLESRWPRAEASLARSAALAGEADGLLGELAALDLTACGSDPGRLALPALKALSAPRRRLLIRYACQCLGLPTPPTARLSALDEQLHARSDAQVQVAWPGAEARCWREGLYLQRPLADLPADWQVAWDGRAVLETPLGWRSMQLERRLEGGRSGKRGGYRVRARQGGEVLHLAGRGRRDLKRLLQEVGLPPWRRQALLVVWDGEVVAAVFDPLEEAVLACSAGYWAEDRVCGAEGPYAEEGAEGSCAEDGAGID; encoded by the coding sequence ATGATCGAGGATGTGCAAAGGTTGATCGACGACGCCCTGGCGGAGACCCCGCCGGGGCGTCGCGTTTGGGTGGCGCTCTCCGGCGGGCTCGACTCGAGCCTGCTGCTGACGCTCGCCGCCCGGGCGGCTCATCGTCATCCCCGCCCGCTGTATGCCTTGCACGTCGACCACGGCCTGCAGGCGGCATCAGCCGAGTTTATTCGCCACTGTCACCGGCTCTGCGACCGTCTTGGCGTGCCGCTGTTCATCGAGCGGGTGAGTGTCGACGTCACGGCCGGTCGCGGGCTCGAGGGCGCCGCCCGAGAGGCTCGCTACGCCGCCTTCGCCGCCCGGCTGAGCGCGGGTGACACCCTGTGGCTTGCCCAGCATCGTCGCGATCAGGCCGAGACCTGGCTGCTGGCCGCCCTGCGCGGCAGTGGGATGCGCGGGCTGGCTGGCATGCCGAGGGAGCGTGACTGGGCAGGCAGTCGTGTCGTCCGCCCCCTGCGGGAGTTGCCCCGGGCGCGCCTTGATCGTGAAGCCGAGGCGATTGGGCTTGGCTGGGTCGAGGATCCAAGCAACGTCGACGAGATGCTTGATCGTAACTTTCTGCGTCACCGTGTGCTGCCGCTGCTCGAGTCTCGCTGGCCCCGCGCCGAGGCGAGCTTGGCCCGCAGTGCGGCGCTTGCCGGTGAGGCGGACGGGCTCCTGGGTGAGCTGGCGGCGCTCGATCTGACTGCCTGTGGCAGCGATCCCGGCCGGCTGGCGCTTCCGGCACTCAAGGCCTTGAGTGCACCGCGTCGGCGCCTGCTGATCCGCTACGCCTGCCAGTGTCTTGGGTTGCCTACACCCCCGACAGCGCGCCTGTCGGCCCTCGATGAGCAGCTCCATGCCCGAAGCGATGCCCAGGTGCAGGTAGCCTGGCCAGGCGCAGAGGCGCGGTGCTGGCGTGAGGGGCTCTATCTGCAGCGCCCCTTGGCCGACCTGCCGGCAGACTGGCAGGTCGCCTGGGATGGCCGGGCGGTACTTGAAACGCCGCTAGGGTGGCGTTCGATGCAGCTTGAGAGGCGCCTTGAGGGCGGTCGTTCTGGAAAGAGGGGTGGCTACCGGGTGCGTGCGCGTCAGGGCGGCGAGGTATTGCATCTGGCCGGACGCGGCCGGCGGGACCTCAAGCGGCTCTTGCAGGAAGTGGGCCTGCCGCCCTGGCGGCGACAGGCCCTGCTGGTGGTGTGGGACGGCGAGGTGGTGGCGGCGGTCTTCGATCCGCTAGAGGAGGCCGTGCTGGCCTGTTCAGCGGGCTACTGGGCCGAAGATCGCGTGTGTGGCGCTGAGGGCCCTTATGCCGAAGAGGGCGCTGAGGGCTCTTGTGCCGAAGACGGTGCCGGCATCGACTAG
- the accA gene encoding acetyl-CoA carboxylase carboxyl transferase subunit alpha, whose amino-acid sequence MNPNYLDFEQPIAELQAKIEELRLVGNDSKININEEVAKLQEKSKKLTESIFKDLTAWQVSQLSRHPQRPYTLDYLEHVFTDFDELHGDRHFADDAALVGGVARLDDKPVMVIGHQKGRDVKEKVRRNFGMPRPEGYRKACRLMEMAERFKMPVLTFIDTPGAYPGIDAEERGQSEAIAYNLAVMSRLKTPIISTVVGEGGSGGALAIGVCDELQMLQYSTYSVISPEGCASILWKSAERASEAAHAMGITAERLQELGFVDTLIKEPLGGAHRHPAVTSERIKTSLLDSLDRLQGLDTDALLERRYARLMSYGAPV is encoded by the coding sequence ATGAACCCCAATTATCTGGATTTCGAACAGCCCATTGCCGAGTTGCAGGCGAAGATCGAGGAACTGCGGCTGGTCGGCAATGACAGCAAGATCAACATCAACGAAGAGGTGGCCAAGCTCCAGGAGAAGAGCAAGAAGCTCACCGAGTCGATCTTCAAGGATCTCACCGCCTGGCAGGTATCCCAGCTCTCGCGTCATCCGCAGCGCCCCTACACCCTCGACTATCTCGAGCACGTCTTTACCGACTTCGACGAGCTCCACGGCGATCGTCATTTCGCCGATGATGCGGCACTGGTCGGCGGCGTGGCGCGCCTCGACGACAAGCCGGTGATGGTCATCGGCCATCAGAAGGGTCGCGACGTCAAGGAGAAGGTGCGCCGCAACTTCGGCATGCCGCGCCCCGAGGGCTACCGCAAGGCCTGCCGCCTGATGGAGATGGCCGAGCGCTTCAAGATGCCGGTGCTGACCTTCATCGACACCCCCGGCGCTTACCCGGGCATCGATGCCGAGGAGCGCGGTCAGTCCGAGGCCATCGCCTACAACCTCGCGGTGATGTCGAGGCTCAAGACCCCGATCATCTCCACCGTGGTGGGCGAGGGCGGCTCCGGTGGCGCTCTCGCCATCGGCGTCTGCGACGAGCTGCAGATGCTGCAGTACTCGACCTACTCGGTCATTTCGCCGGAAGGCTGCGCCTCTATCCTGTGGAAGAGCGCCGAGCGTGCCTCGGAAGCGGCCCACGCCATGGGCATCACCGCCGAGCGTCTCCAGGAACTCGGCTTCGTCGATACCCTGATCAAGGAGCCGCTGGGCGGTGCCCATCGCCATCCGGCGGTGACCTCTGAGCGTATCAAGACCTCGCTGCTCGATAGCCTCGATCGCTTGCAGGGCCTGGATACCGATGCCTTGCTCGAGCGCCGCTATGCGCGCCTGATGAGCTACGGCGCCCCGGTCTGA
- the dnaE gene encoding DNA polymerase III subunit alpha, protein MTPSFVHLRVHTEYSLVDGLVRLKPLVKQTSQAGMPALAMTDEANLFGLVKGYRAAQGAGLKPIIGADLWLHNPHDEAHPYRLTLLAMDSDGYRNLTELISKGWMEGQRQGKAILDKAWIFAQSEGLIALSGGRDGEIGRHLLSEHGDTARSLLEEWNQHFPGRFYLELNRTSRPFEEECLHLSVALAGETNTPVVATNDVRFLAREDFWAHETRVAIGEGKALDDPRRERRYSEEQYLKTPKEMAELFADIPEALENSVMIAARCNVDVRLGEIFLPEFEISEGMTQEEFFRKVSHDGLTERLESLYPRDRYPRDGADWAPIEQRYRERLDFELNIILQMGFPGYFLIVMDFIQWAKDNNVPVGPGRGSGAGSLVAYAQKITDLDPIQYDLLFERFLNPERVSMPDFDVDFCMEKRDRVIEYVAERYGRDAVSQIVTFGTMAAKAVVRDVARAQGKPYSLGDKLSKLIPFEVGMTLEKAHEQEEPLREYLEADEEAAEIWEMAQRLEGITRGTGKHAGGVVIAPTKLTDFSPLLCDEDGNGLVVQFDKNDIEEAGLVKFDFLGLRTLTIIDWALEMVDKVRAVEGQGPLNIDTIPLDDVPTFDMLKKAETTAVFQLESRGMKELIKRLLPDSLEDMIALVALFRPGPLQSGMVDDFINRKHGRAEISYPHPDYQHELLKPVLGPTYGIILYQEQVMQIAQVMAGYSLGQADMLRRAMGKKKPEEMAKQRAGFMEGCADNGIDKDLAGNIFDLVEKFAGYGFNKSHSAAYALVSYQTAWLKAHYPGPFMAAVMSTEMDNLDKVVPLIEECRHQGLTVTPPDVNVGGYKFTVDTEGRVVYGLGAIRGVGEGPIGAIVEARNEGGAFSDLFDFCRRVDPKRMNKRTLEALIRSGALDNLGAARAVLTASMEAALKAASQNLANQNQGMMDMFGEAFSEPEAGDVYADYSAVRDWSDKERLAGEKDTLGLYLTGHPIDEYEQELARFVSTRISELRPSREPQRVAGLVVAMRTMKSKRGDTMAFVTLDDRTGRIEASLFGELYERLRGRLETDQVMIVEGEVSSDDYSGGLRLRGKDVTPMVEARARFGQAVELAVDGAQVNGRLVDSLRDSLMPYRDANGLPVRLKYRNAEASGWLELAEDWKVAPSDELMIALRDVQGQDGVRLKYRR, encoded by the coding sequence ATGACCCCTTCTTTCGTTCACCTTCGCGTGCATACCGAGTATTCCCTCGTCGACGGCCTGGTGCGCCTCAAGCCGCTGGTCAAGCAGACGTCTCAGGCGGGCATGCCAGCCCTGGCGATGACCGACGAGGCCAACCTGTTCGGCCTGGTGAAGGGCTATCGGGCGGCTCAGGGCGCCGGGCTCAAGCCGATCATCGGCGCCGACCTATGGCTTCATAATCCTCATGACGAGGCGCACCCCTACCGACTGACCCTGCTGGCCATGGACAGCGACGGCTATCGCAACCTCACGGAATTGATCTCGAAAGGGTGGATGGAAGGTCAGCGTCAGGGTAAGGCGATTCTCGACAAGGCCTGGATATTTGCGCAGAGCGAAGGGCTGATCGCGCTTTCCGGCGGTCGCGACGGCGAGATTGGTCGCCATCTGCTCAGCGAACACGGCGATACGGCCCGCTCGCTGCTCGAGGAGTGGAATCAACACTTTCCGGGACGCTTCTACCTCGAGCTCAATCGCACTTCGCGGCCCTTCGAGGAAGAGTGCCTGCACCTCTCGGTTGCGCTGGCCGGCGAGACCAACACCCCGGTGGTCGCCACCAACGACGTGCGCTTCCTGGCCCGCGAGGACTTCTGGGCCCATGAGACGCGGGTTGCCATCGGTGAGGGCAAGGCGCTGGATGACCCGCGCCGCGAGCGTCGCTACAGCGAGGAGCAGTACCTGAAAACGCCTAAGGAGATGGCCGAGCTGTTCGCGGATATCCCCGAGGCGCTGGAGAACAGCGTGATGATCGCTGCGCGCTGCAATGTCGATGTGCGCCTGGGCGAGATCTTCCTGCCCGAGTTCGAAATTTCCGAGGGCATGACCCAGGAGGAGTTCTTCCGCAAGGTCTCCCATGATGGCCTTACCGAACGGCTGGAGTCGCTCTATCCGCGGGACCGCTATCCGCGCGATGGCGCCGACTGGGCGCCCATCGAGCAGCGCTACCGGGAGCGGCTCGATTTCGAGCTCAACATCATTCTGCAGATGGGCTTCCCCGGCTACTTCCTGATCGTCATGGACTTCATCCAGTGGGCCAAGGACAACAACGTGCCGGTGGGGCCAGGCCGTGGTTCCGGTGCCGGCTCGCTGGTGGCCTATGCCCAGAAGATCACCGATCTCGATCCCATTCAGTACGACCTGCTGTTCGAGCGCTTCCTGAACCCCGAGCGTGTCTCGATGCCCGACTTTGACGTCGATTTCTGCATGGAGAAGCGCGACCGGGTGATCGAGTACGTGGCCGAACGCTACGGCCGCGATGCCGTTTCGCAGATCGTCACCTTCGGCACCATGGCCGCCAAGGCGGTGGTGCGCGACGTGGCCCGCGCCCAGGGCAAGCCCTACTCGCTGGGCGACAAGCTCTCCAAGCTGATTCCCTTCGAGGTCGGCATGACCCTCGAGAAGGCGCATGAGCAGGAGGAGCCGCTGCGCGAGTACCTCGAGGCCGACGAGGAGGCCGCCGAGATCTGGGAGATGGCCCAGCGGCTCGAAGGCATCACCCGCGGTACCGGCAAGCACGCCGGCGGTGTGGTGATCGCCCCGACCAAACTCACCGACTTCTCGCCGCTGCTATGCGATGAGGATGGCAACGGCCTGGTGGTGCAGTTCGACAAGAACGACATCGAGGAAGCCGGGCTGGTCAAGTTCGACTTCCTGGGCCTGCGTACCCTGACCATCATCGACTGGGCGTTGGAGATGGTCGACAAGGTGCGAGCCGTGGAAGGGCAGGGCCCGCTGAACATCGACACCATTCCGCTGGACGACGTGCCGACCTTCGACATGCTCAAGAAGGCCGAGACCACGGCGGTCTTCCAGCTCGAATCCCGGGGCATGAAGGAACTGATCAAGCGCCTGCTGCCGGACTCCCTCGAGGACATGATTGCCCTGGTGGCGCTGTTCCGCCCCGGCCCGCTGCAGTCGGGCATGGTGGATGACTTCATCAACCGTAAGCATGGCCGGGCCGAGATCTCGTACCCGCACCCGGACTATCAGCACGAGCTGCTCAAGCCGGTGCTTGGGCCCACCTACGGCATCATCCTCTATCAGGAGCAGGTGATGCAGATCGCCCAGGTGATGGCCGGCTACTCCCTGGGCCAGGCCGACATGCTGCGCCGTGCCATGGGCAAGAAGAAGCCTGAGGAGATGGCCAAGCAGCGCGCGGGCTTCATGGAAGGCTGTGCGGACAACGGCATCGACAAGGATCTCGCTGGTAACATCTTCGACCTGGTGGAGAAGTTCGCCGGTTACGGCTTCAACAAGTCGCACTCCGCGGCCTACGCCCTGGTCTCCTATCAGACCGCCTGGCTCAAGGCCCACTATCCCGGGCCCTTCATGGCCGCGGTGATGTCCACCGAAATGGACAACCTCGACAAGGTCGTGCCGCTGATCGAGGAGTGTCGTCACCAGGGGCTGACCGTGACCCCGCCGGACGTCAACGTCGGCGGCTACAAGTTCACCGTCGATACCGAAGGCCGAGTCGTCTACGGCCTCGGCGCCATCCGCGGCGTCGGCGAGGGCCCGATCGGTGCCATCGTCGAGGCCCGCAACGAGGGTGGCGCCTTCAGCGATCTGTTCGACTTCTGCCGTCGGGTCGACCCCAAGCGCATGAACAAGCGTACCCTCGAGGCGCTGATCCGCTCAGGGGCGCTCGATAACCTGGGCGCGGCCCGCGCGGTGCTCACCGCTTCCATGGAAGCGGCCTTGAAGGCCGCCTCCCAGAACCTGGCCAACCAGAACCAGGGCATGATGGACATGTTCGGCGAAGCCTTCAGCGAACCGGAAGCGGGCGACGTCTATGCCGATTACAGCGCCGTGCGCGACTGGAGCGACAAGGAACGGTTGGCCGGCGAGAAGGACACGCTGGGGCTCTACCTTACCGGGCACCCGATCGATGAGTACGAGCAGGAGCTTGCGCGCTTCGTTTCGACCCGTATCAGCGAACTCCGGCCGTCCCGGGAACCCCAGCGCGTGGCCGGCCTGGTGGTGGCGATGCGCACCATGAAGTCCAAGCGCGGCGACACCATGGCTTTCGTGACCCTGGATGACCGCACCGGGCGCATCGAGGCCTCTCTGTTTGGCGAGCTCTACGAGCGCCTGCGGGGGCGACTGGAGACCGATCAGGTGATGATCGTCGAGGGCGAAGTCTCGAGCGATGATTATTCCGGCGGCCTGCGCCTGCGCGGCAAGGACGTCACGCCGATGGTCGAGGCCCGCGCCCGCTTCGGGCAGGCCGTTGAGCTCGCCGTCGATGGCGCCCAGGTCAACGGGCGGCTGGTCGACAGCCTTCGAGACAGCTTGATGCCTTACCGGGATGCCAACGGTCTGCCGGTGCGCCTCAAGTACCGCAATGCCGAGGCCTCCGGCTGGCTGGAGCTGGCCGAGGACTGGAAGGTGGCCCCCTCTGACGAGCTGATGATCGCCCTGCGCGACGTGCAGGGCCAGGACGGCGTGCGCCTCAAGTACCGACGCTGA
- the rnhB gene encoding ribonuclease HII: MSAKSLPPLHIDYQGERLAGVDEVGRGPLVGAVVAAAVILDPARPIEGLNDSKTLTARRREALDTEIRDRALAFCVAEASPLEVDRLNIYHATHLAMRRAIDGLAPEAEYLLVDGNRLPGHHLPGQPVVKGDARHPAIAAASILAKVARDAQMVNLDARHPGYGFARHKGYPTKEHLAALERLGPLPEHRRSFAPVKKQLDLL; the protein is encoded by the coding sequence ATGAGTGCCAAATCCCTGCCCCCGCTGCATATCGACTATCAGGGCGAGCGTCTGGCTGGCGTCGATGAGGTCGGTCGCGGTCCGCTGGTCGGCGCGGTCGTCGCGGCGGCGGTGATCCTCGACCCGGCCCGACCTATCGAGGGCCTGAACGATTCCAAGACGCTGACCGCGCGGCGTCGAGAGGCCCTGGACACCGAGATTCGCGACAGGGCCCTGGCCTTCTGCGTGGCCGAAGCCTCGCCGCTGGAAGTCGATCGACTCAACATCTACCATGCCACCCATCTGGCGATGCGCCGTGCCATCGATGGCCTGGCGCCAGAAGCCGAATACCTGCTGGTAGACGGCAACCGTCTGCCGGGGCATCATCTTCCCGGCCAGCCCGTGGTCAAGGGCGATGCCCGCCATCCGGCCATCGCCGCGGCCTCGATACTGGCCAAGGTGGCTCGGGATGCCCAGATGGTGAACCTGGATGCCCGGCATCCTGGTTACGGCTTCGCCCGCCATAAGGGCTACCCGACCAAGGAACACCTGGCGGCACTGGAACGCCTGGGGCCGTTGCCCGAGCACCGCCGCTCCTTCGCGCCGGTCAAGAAGCAGCTCGACCTTCTCTAG
- the lpxB gene encoding lipid-A-disaccharide synthase, whose protein sequence is MSDAPQEQRPVRVYLVAGELSGDILGSGLMQALRARLGEVEFRGIGGPRMLAQGIDSRYPLETLSVMGLVEVVKHLPELIKVRRALKRDALAWAPDIMIGIDAPDFTLGLERQLRESGLTTAHYVSPSVWAWRQGRVKGIAKSVDAILTFLPFEAAFYERHGVPVAFVGHPLADELPLHNDRAGTRQSLGLANDAEVLALLPGSRANEIRFLGATFIMAAERMCQARPDLQVVIPAATPARREELEALLAGYPTLAGRVTLLDGQAREAMVAADVVLLASGTAALEAMLCHRPMLVAYKMAPATHWLAKRLVKTEWISLPNLIAREALVPELIQEAASPEAIAEQLTDMLDDASMREALETRFAAMHAGLQRGASERAAAAVEALIAGRALPASVAPEAAVIHLEQGQDQDDASSGSDTGSGVDSGTGSGKTS, encoded by the coding sequence ATGTCAGACGCCCCTCAGGAGCAGCGCCCGGTGCGGGTCTATCTGGTCGCCGGTGAGCTGTCAGGCGACATACTCGGCTCGGGCCTGATGCAGGCGCTGCGCGCCCGCCTGGGCGAGGTCGAGTTCCGTGGAATCGGCGGTCCGCGTATGCTTGCTCAGGGCATCGACAGCCGCTACCCGCTGGAAACCCTGTCGGTGATGGGGCTGGTCGAGGTGGTGAAGCATCTGCCCGAGCTGATCAAGGTGCGCCGGGCGCTGAAGCGCGACGCCCTGGCCTGGGCCCCGGACATCATGATCGGCATCGATGCCCCTGACTTCACCCTGGGCCTCGAGCGTCAGCTCCGTGAGTCAGGTCTGACCACCGCCCACTATGTCAGCCCTTCCGTGTGGGCCTGGCGCCAGGGGCGGGTGAAGGGGATCGCCAAGTCGGTGGATGCCATTCTCACCTTCCTGCCCTTCGAGGCCGCCTTCTACGAGCGCCACGGAGTGCCGGTGGCCTTCGTTGGCCATCCGCTGGCCGACGAGCTGCCGCTTCACAACGACCGCGCCGGCACTCGGCAGTCCCTGGGGCTGGCCAACGACGCCGAGGTGTTGGCCCTGCTGCCCGGCTCCCGGGCCAACGAGATCCGTTTTCTGGGCGCGACCTTTATCATGGCCGCGGAGCGGATGTGTCAGGCGCGCCCCGATCTTCAGGTGGTGATTCCCGCGGCGACCCCGGCCCGGCGGGAAGAGCTCGAAGCGCTGTTGGCCGGCTACCCGACCCTGGCGGGGCGCGTCACGCTGCTCGACGGCCAGGCCCGGGAGGCGATGGTTGCGGCAGATGTCGTGCTGCTGGCCTCGGGCACCGCGGCGCTTGAAGCCATGCTCTGCCATCGCCCGATGCTGGTGGCCTACAAGATGGCGCCGGCCACCCACTGGCTCGCCAAACGCCTGGTCAAGACCGAGTGGATCTCGCTTCCCAACCTGATCGCCCGCGAGGCGCTGGTGCCGGAGTTGATCCAGGAGGCCGCCAGCCCTGAGGCGATAGCCGAACAGCTGACGGACATGCTGGACGACGCTTCCATGCGTGAGGCGCTGGAGACTCGCTTCGCGGCGATGCACGCGGGATTGCAGCGCGGCGCCAGCGAACGGGCTGCCGCAGCCGTCGAGGCATTGATCGCGGGGCGGGCGCTACCGGCGAGTGTGGCACCCGAGGCGGCCGTCATTCACCTGGAGCAGGGCCAGGATCAGGATGATGCGTCATCCGGTTCGGACACTGGTTCGGGAGTCGATTCGGGCACCGGTTCGGGAAAGACGTCATGA